A single window of Streptomyces sudanensis DNA harbors:
- a CDS encoding GNAT family N-acetyltransferase yields MGRRLVPLTLDNLPDLPKRCRTCVFWELDPVSGEAALKAGTPGLEKEAWISAVLLDWGSCGRVVYVDDVPVGYVMYAPPAYVPRSTAFPTSPVSPDAVQLITALITPDYQGQGLGRVLVQTVAKDLLRRGFKAIEAFGDARWKEPACVLPADHLLSVGFKTVRSHPAYPRLRLELRSTLSWKEDVELALDRLLGAVQKEPALRPL; encoded by the coding sequence ATGGGGCGTCGGCTCGTACCGCTCACGTTGGACAACCTTCCGGATCTACCCAAGCGATGCCGTACCTGCGTGTTCTGGGAACTGGACCCCGTCAGTGGCGAGGCCGCCCTCAAAGCCGGAACGCCGGGGCTCGAAAAGGAAGCATGGATCTCCGCGGTTCTTCTTGACTGGGGCTCCTGCGGCCGTGTCGTCTACGTCGATGACGTTCCGGTGGGGTACGTCATGTATGCGCCACCCGCTTATGTGCCCCGGTCCACGGCGTTTCCGACCAGTCCGGTGTCTCCCGACGCCGTCCAGCTGATAACGGCCTTGATCACACCGGACTATCAGGGGCAGGGACTGGGGCGGGTCCTGGTGCAGACGGTGGCGAAGGACCTCCTGAGGCGCGGCTTCAAAGCCATCGAGGCGTTCGGGGACGCCCGCTGGAAGGAACCGGCCTGTGTCCTGCCCGCCGACCACCTGTTGTCCGTCGGCTTCAAGACCGTGCGCTCCCACCCCGCCTACCCGCGCCTGCGCCTTGAACTGCGCAGCACCCTGTCATGGAAGGAGGACGTGGAACTGGCCCTGGACCGTCTGCTCGGTGCCGTCCAGAAGGAGCCGGCTTTGCGCCCCCTCTGA
- the trxA gene encoding thioredoxin produces MADLKEVTDASFEETVLRSEKPVLVDFWAAWCGPCRQIAPSLEAIANEYGDQIEVVKLNIDENPATAAKYGVMSIPTLNVYQRGEVAKTIVGAKPKAAIIRDLADFISDEAKA; encoded by the coding sequence GTGGCCGATCTCAAGGAAGTGACCGACGCCTCGTTCGAGGAGACCGTGCTCCGGAGCGAGAAGCCTGTACTGGTGGATTTCTGGGCTGCCTGGTGCGGTCCGTGCCGCCAGATCGCTCCGTCCCTGGAAGCGATCGCCAATGAGTACGGCGACCAGATCGAAGTCGTGAAGCTGAACATCGACGAGAATCCGGCTACCGCCGCGAAGTACGGTGTCATGTCGATCCCGACCCTGAACGTCTACCAGCGGGGCGAAGTCGCCAAGACGATCGTCGGTGCCAAGCCGAAGGCCGCGATCATCCGTGATCTGGCCGACTTCATCAGCGATGAGGCCAAGGCGTAA
- the trxB gene encoding thioredoxin-disulfide reductase, which produces MSDVRNVIIIGSGPAGYTAALYTARASLKPLVFEGAVTSGGALMNTTDVENFPGFRDGIMGPDLMDNMRAQAERFGAELVPDDIVGVDLTGDIKTVTDTAGTVHRAKAVIVATGSQHRKLGLPNEDALSGRGVSWCATCDGFFFKDQDIAVVGGGDTAMEEATFLSRFAKSVTVVHRRDTLRASKAMQERAFADPKIKFAWDSEVAEIHGDQKLSGLTLRNTKSGETSKLPVTGLFIAVGHDPRTELFKGQLELDDEGYLKVDAPSTRTNVQGVFAAGDVVDHTYRQAITAAGTGCSAALDAERFLAALADTEKPAESEKTPAV; this is translated from the coding sequence GTGAGCGACGTCCGAAACGTGATCATCATCGGCTCCGGGCCTGCCGGTTACACGGCAGCGCTCTACACCGCACGCGCGTCGCTGAAGCCGCTGGTCTTCGAGGGTGCCGTCACCTCTGGCGGTGCCCTGATGAACACGACCGACGTGGAGAACTTCCCCGGATTCCGTGACGGCATCATGGGCCCCGACCTCATGGACAACATGCGCGCCCAGGCCGAGCGCTTCGGCGCGGAACTCGTTCCCGACGACATCGTCGGCGTCGACCTGACCGGTGACATCAAGACCGTGACGGACACCGCCGGAACCGTGCACCGCGCCAAGGCGGTCATCGTGGCCACCGGCTCTCAGCACCGCAAGCTCGGCCTGCCGAACGAGGACGCCCTCTCCGGCCGCGGTGTGTCCTGGTGTGCCACCTGTGACGGGTTCTTCTTCAAGGACCAGGACATCGCCGTCGTCGGCGGTGGCGACACGGCGATGGAAGAGGCCACCTTCCTCTCCCGCTTCGCGAAGTCCGTCACGGTGGTACATCGCCGTGACACCCTGCGCGCTTCCAAGGCGATGCAGGAGCGTGCCTTCGCCGACCCGAAGATCAAGTTCGCCTGGGACAGCGAGGTCGCGGAGATTCACGGTGACCAGAAGCTCAGCGGTCTCACCCTGCGCAACACCAAGTCCGGTGAGACCTCGAAACTGCCGGTGACGGGCCTGTTCATCGCTGTCGGCCACGACCCGCGTACGGAGCTGTTCAAGGGGCAGCTGGAACTGGACGACGAGGGTTACCTGAAGGTGGACGCGCCGTCCACACGCACCAATGTGCAGGGCGTCTTCGCCGCCGGCGACGTCGTCGACCACACCTACCGTCAGGCCATCACGGCGGCCGGCACGGGGTGCTCCGCCGCCCTGGACGCCGAGCGTTTCCTCGCCGCCCTCGCCGACACGGAGAAGCCGGCCGAGTCCGAGAAGACCCCTGCGGTTTGA
- a CDS encoding anti-sigma factor family protein gives MTSTADTTRHPDVSEISDLTEGILPPSRTADVRRHLDRCDLCADVYDSLKEIRGLLGTLPGPTHMPADVAERIEAALAAETLLNATSPDDAPSVSRETAPKAEIGTRPGEVQGTGRPVGRPSGSTGPGRAPVRRRRYAVLSAFCGLAVVLGALFIPAATKDDVPDTARVESATTPSDIRFSGSAIADRVRTLLAPPARNRTAASPRLQPEAGSPEATPMIGKTVPPLPPCVRRGLDRSEQPLATERGEYQGRPAYLVVLPHARTEAQVDVYVMDASCTTAASGTADVLLKRSQPRP, from the coding sequence GTGACATCCACGGCCGACACGACTCGGCATCCGGATGTCTCGGAGATCTCCGATCTCACAGAGGGCATCCTCCCGCCGTCCCGCACGGCGGATGTACGACGTCATCTGGACCGTTGCGACCTCTGCGCCGATGTGTACGACTCCCTGAAGGAGATCCGCGGCCTGCTCGGCACGCTGCCGGGCCCGACTCATATGCCGGCCGACGTGGCGGAGCGCATCGAGGCCGCACTGGCCGCCGAAACACTCCTCAACGCGACCTCTCCGGACGACGCCCCCTCCGTTTCACGTGAAACCGCGCCGAAAGCCGAGATCGGCACTCGGCCCGGAGAGGTACAGGGCACGGGAAGGCCGGTCGGTCGGCCTTCCGGTTCCACCGGCCCCGGACGTGCCCCGGTCCGGCGGCGCCGTTACGCGGTGCTGAGCGCGTTCTGCGGCCTGGCGGTCGTTCTGGGTGCTTTGTTCATCCCGGCGGCCACGAAGGACGACGTACCCGATACAGCCCGCGTGGAAAGCGCAACCACTCCGAGCGACATCCGGTTCTCCGGATCAGCCATCGCCGACAGGGTAAGGACCCTGCTCGCCCCTCCCGCGCGGAACCGCACTGCCGCGTCTCCGCGCCTCCAGCCGGAAGCCGGCTCCCCCGAGGCCACCCCCATGATCGGCAAGACGGTGCCACCCCTCCCTCCGTGTGTGCGCCGGGGACTCGACCGGAGCGAGCAACCGCTCGCAACGGAGCGGGGCGAGTACCAGGGGCGGCCCGCCTACCTCGTGGTGCTTCCGCATGCCCGTACTGAAGCGCAGGTCGACGTCTACGTCATGGACGCCTCCTGCACAACGGCAGCCTCCGGCACTGCTGACGTCCTGCTCAAGCGGTCCCAGCCACGTCCCTGA
- the sigM gene encoding RNA polymerase sigma factor SigM, translated as MGAGTGQEPGDADLLARHVAGDPDAFGELVRRHRDRLWAVALRTLGDREEAADAVQDALVSAFRAARTFRGQSAVTTWLHRITVNACLDRARKTASRRTTSVDDTERLERLLEPHESAEAPAERQDLHRQLLAALAKLPADQRAALVLVDMQGYAVAEAALILGVPVGTVKSRCARGRARLVPMLTHLRGDPADDTGTAGGGNRTSGTSVPPTSRPRDPEPNDPAAVKGGGGRA; from the coding sequence ATGGGAGCGGGAACAGGGCAGGAGCCCGGCGACGCGGACCTGCTCGCCCGGCACGTCGCGGGCGACCCCGACGCCTTCGGTGAGCTGGTGCGGCGCCATCGCGACCGGCTCTGGGCAGTGGCCCTGCGCACACTCGGCGACCGTGAGGAGGCCGCCGACGCCGTTCAGGATGCCCTCGTGTCGGCTTTCCGAGCAGCACGCACCTTCCGGGGCCAATCCGCCGTCACCACCTGGTTGCACCGGATCACGGTCAATGCCTGTCTGGACCGAGCTCGTAAAACCGCTTCGCGCCGCACGACGTCCGTGGACGACACGGAGCGGTTGGAGCGGCTCCTGGAGCCCCACGAGTCGGCCGAGGCACCCGCAGAGCGACAGGATCTGCACCGCCAACTGCTGGCCGCCCTGGCGAAGCTTCCCGCCGATCAGCGTGCCGCTCTGGTCCTCGTCGACATGCAGGGCTACGCGGTGGCCGAGGCGGCCCTGATACTCGGAGTGCCCGTGGGAACGGTGAAGAGCCGCTGCGCCCGGGGGCGGGCCCGCCTCGTCCCCATGCTCACCCATCTGCGCGGGGACCCGGCGGACGACACCGGTACCGCCGGGGGAGGGAACCGGACGTCGGGGACATCCGTCCCACCGACATCGAGGCCAAGGGATCCAGAACCGAATGATCCTGCTGCTGTGAAGGGCGGAGGTGGACGCGCGTGA
- a CDS encoding protein kinase family protein, with amino-acid sequence MAERSTAAVDVADNSGDDPLTAKADATTADGAQTQSATDTSSPDADSGQEAAKSTVTKSPELRSGYKLARRYRLEECVTRLDGFSSWRAVDEKLRRAVGVHVLPADHPRARSVLAAARSSALLGDPRFVQVLDAVEENDLVYVVHEWLPDAIELTALLAAGPLEPYDAYQLVSQVSQAMAAAHREGLAHLRLTPGAVLRTSTGQYRIRGLAVNAALRGITVDRPQRADTEAIGALLYAALTQRWPYENDAHGLSGLPKGMGLIAPDQVRAGVHRGLSDLAMRALTDDGAAVSRQYSPCTTPDELAKAVAAMPRIRPPEPAFPPVPDYQRTTYQQGTYGRPQQPNATQPVLTPPAPLESRTGTVLKWTVSALLIAALGLGSWQVADRLLGQDGTNGRPGTTPSPGIPADDKPTRPLRPLKIAEAREFMPGGSGIQLDQVGNAVDGDSQSAWITPEYLGYANFGNLPKRRGGSGIVVDLGSEQNISGVRVGLYRSGQTVQLRAAGESATGSSSLSDFPQELTPLKRADGDLNVELDKPVRARYVLIHITELPTDGSPGRYRGGISEVQVLG; translated from the coding sequence GTGGCGGAACGTAGCACGGCTGCCGTCGACGTGGCCGACAACAGCGGTGACGACCCGCTGACCGCCAAGGCGGACGCGACCACGGCCGACGGGGCGCAAACGCAGAGCGCAACGGACACGTCCTCCCCGGACGCGGACAGCGGGCAGGAGGCCGCCAAAAGCACCGTCACGAAGTCTCCGGAGCTGCGCAGCGGGTACAAACTCGCCCGCCGCTACCGACTTGAGGAGTGCGTCACCCGACTGGACGGTTTCAGCAGTTGGCGGGCGGTCGACGAGAAGCTCCGACGAGCCGTCGGCGTACACGTCCTGCCCGCCGACCACCCGAGGGCCCGGTCGGTCCTGGCGGCCGCACGTTCCTCCGCGCTGCTCGGCGATCCCCGGTTCGTCCAGGTCCTCGATGCCGTCGAGGAGAACGACCTCGTCTACGTCGTGCACGAGTGGTTGCCGGACGCCATCGAATTGACCGCCCTGCTCGCGGCCGGCCCCCTGGAGCCGTACGACGCGTATCAGCTCGTCAGTCAGGTCTCCCAGGCAATGGCCGCCGCGCACCGCGAGGGCCTGGCCCATCTGCGGCTCACACCGGGCGCCGTACTGCGCACCTCCACCGGTCAGTACCGGATCCGCGGGCTCGCCGTGAACGCGGCGCTTCGGGGCATCACCGTCGACCGGCCGCAACGCGCCGACACCGAAGCGATCGGCGCTCTTCTCTACGCCGCCCTGACCCAGCGGTGGCCCTATGAGAACGACGCCCACGGCTTGTCCGGGCTGCCCAAGGGCATGGGTCTGATCGCACCCGATCAGGTACGGGCGGGGGTCCACCGCGGCCTGTCCGACCTCGCCATGCGGGCGCTGACCGACGACGGCGCGGCCGTCTCCCGCCAGTACTCCCCGTGCACGACGCCCGACGAACTGGCCAAAGCCGTCGCGGCCATGCCCCGCATCCGCCCGCCGGAGCCCGCCTTCCCCCCCGTGCCGGACTATCAACGCACGACCTACCAGCAAGGCACCTACGGCCGCCCGCAACAGCCGAACGCCACCCAGCCGGTCCTCACTCCTCCCGCTCCCCTGGAGAGCCGCACCGGCACGGTGCTGAAGTGGACCGTCTCCGCGCTGCTGATCGCAGCCCTGGGGCTCGGCAGCTGGCAGGTGGCCGACCGCCTTCTCGGCCAGGACGGCACGAACGGCAGGCCAGGCACGACGCCGTCCCCCGGGATCCCGGCCGACGATAAGCCGACACGCCCCTTGCGGCCCCTGAAGATCGCCGAGGCCAGGGAGTTCATGCCTGGCGGGTCCGGCATACAGCTGGACCAGGTGGGGAACGCAGTCGACGGGGACTCCCAGTCGGCGTGGATCACTCCCGAATACCTCGGGTACGCCAACTTCGGAAACCTCCCGAAGCGCCGGGGCGGCAGCGGCATCGTGGTCGACCTCGGCAGCGAGCAGAACATCTCCGGGGTCCGCGTCGGCCTGTACCGAAGCGGCCAGACGGTGCAGCTCCGTGCCGCGGGGGAGTCGGCGACAGGGTCGAGTTCCCTTTCGGACTTCCCTCAGGAGCTGACACCGTTGAAGCGGGCGGACGGCGACCTGAACGTGGAACTGGACAAGCCCGTCCGTGCCCGCTACGTACTGATCCACATCACGGAACTGCCCACGGACGGCTCGCCCGGCAGATATCGCGGCGGTATCTCCGAGGTACAGGTCCTGGGCTGA
- a CDS encoding DUF6049 family protein: MAEAADFQGIDPSPARRWLRRAAAVVAALLLAGLVHLPLPSAAAVPATAVTTAAARSVSVSLDTLAPSAPVKGDTLALSGTVTNTGKETVSRAQVDVRLGARLSSRGAIEDAARRVGFSQGRDGKPLGGAYLVEIPEIPSGTSREFTLTVPVDKLGLDDPGVYQLGVSLSGRTPSEPYDRVLGIDRTFLPWQPAAVKTRTQITVLWPLISSPRLSAETGSDDQQTPVLESDDLAAELAPGGRLERMVALGAELPVTWVIDPDLLATAEAMTDDYRVRNEDTTVAGRNQAVAKQWLNSLGEAVRGDKVIALPYGDPDLASLAHRGRRVSGSLSHLRPATQLAESTVETILHVKPSAEYAWPADGAVDPSIVDVATSAGADRVIARSDSMRERLPYTPNAARPIGGGTTAVVSDAVLSTAFEGDMSRVDGSTAAIQRFLAHTLAVTHERPDTGRSIVVAPQRMPTASQAESMASALRTLGSERWSQSSDLITATAAKPDPKATTSVPSTGKYPRALSRRELPETVFQQVRNTQNDLENFQVILTAAYRVVTPFGNAIKREMSTSWRGRPQEAVEYGRGVQAHLESLTDEVKLIDKSDLTLSGRSATIPVTVQNKLVQGVDHLVLRLTSTKPTRLKLNGGGAVAELPVRIEGGHSQSVKFTASANANGPVPVEAQLYTEDGRRYGAAMKFTVKVSEITSTVMLVIAGGVLLLVLAGVRMYSQRKRAAARRDAAGTVEEADPAQPVAESGDPVQPSDPAVDTGPQNTGPSGAGEKVEH; this comes from the coding sequence GTGGCCGAGGCGGCAGACTTCCAGGGCATCGATCCCTCCCCTGCCCGCCGCTGGCTGCGGCGGGCGGCCGCAGTCGTCGCCGCCCTCCTCCTGGCCGGCCTCGTGCACCTGCCCCTCCCGTCCGCCGCGGCGGTACCGGCCACCGCCGTGACGACCGCGGCGGCCCGCAGTGTCTCCGTGTCCTTGGACACCCTCGCGCCGAGCGCGCCGGTGAAGGGGGACACCCTCGCGCTGAGCGGCACGGTGACCAACACGGGCAAGGAGACAGTGAGCCGGGCGCAGGTCGACGTGCGCCTCGGTGCGCGGCTCTCCAGCCGCGGCGCGATCGAGGACGCCGCACGACGCGTCGGCTTCTCCCAGGGCAGGGACGGCAAGCCGCTGGGGGGCGCCTACCTCGTGGAGATCCCCGAGATCCCGTCCGGCACCAGCCGCGAGTTCACCCTGACCGTACCGGTCGACAAGCTCGGCCTCGACGACCCCGGCGTGTACCAGCTGGGCGTCTCCCTCTCCGGGCGCACCCCGAGTGAGCCGTACGACCGGGTACTGGGCATCGACCGGACCTTCCTGCCCTGGCAGCCGGCCGCCGTGAAGACCCGGACGCAGATCACCGTCCTGTGGCCACTGATCTCCTCGCCGCGCCTTTCCGCCGAGACGGGCTCCGACGACCAGCAGACGCCGGTACTCGAGAGCGACGACCTCGCGGCGGAGCTGGCGCCCGGCGGCCGACTGGAGCGGATGGTCGCCCTCGGGGCGGAACTGCCCGTCACCTGGGTCATCGACCCGGACCTGCTGGCCACCGCCGAGGCGATGACCGACGACTACCGGGTCAGGAACGAGGACACCACCGTCGCGGGCAGGAACCAGGCCGTCGCCAAGCAGTGGCTGAACTCCCTGGGCGAAGCCGTGCGGGGCGACAAGGTGATCGCGCTTCCGTACGGCGACCCCGATCTGGCATCGCTCGCGCACCGCGGCAGGCGCGTCTCGGGTTCCCTGAGCCACCTGCGTCCGGCGACGCAGTTGGCCGAGTCGACGGTGGAGACGATCCTCCACGTGAAACCGTCCGCCGAGTACGCCTGGCCCGCCGATGGAGCCGTCGATCCGTCGATCGTCGATGTGGCGACCTCGGCCGGGGCCGACAGGGTGATCGCCCGCAGCGACAGCATGCGTGAACGCCTCCCGTACACCCCGAACGCGGCCCGCCCGATCGGTGGCGGAACGACCGCCGTCGTCTCCGACGCGGTGCTGTCCACCGCCTTCGAAGGCGACATGTCCCGTGTGGACGGTTCCACGGCGGCGATCCAGAGGTTCCTCGCGCACACCCTCGCCGTCACCCACGAACGGCCGGACACCGGCCGCAGCATCGTCGTCGCCCCTCAGCGGATGCCGACGGCCTCCCAGGCGGAGTCCATGGCGAGCGCCCTGCGGACCCTGGGTTCCGAACGCTGGTCGCAGTCCTCGGACCTGATCACCGCCACGGCCGCGAAGCCCGATCCCAAGGCGACGACGAGCGTGCCGTCCACAGGGAAGTACCCCAGGGCGCTCAGTCGGCGCGAACTGCCGGAGACGGTGTTCCAGCAGGTGCGGAACACGCAGAACGACCTGGAGAACTTCCAGGTCATCCTCACCGCCGCCTACCGCGTCGTCACTCCGTTCGGAAACGCGATCAAGCGGGAGATGTCCACGTCGTGGCGGGGCCGGCCCCAAGAGGCCGTCGAGTACGGCAGAGGTGTACAGGCCCACCTGGAGAGCCTCACCGACGAGGTGAAGCTGATCGACAAGTCGGATCTGACCCTCTCGGGGCGTAGTGCCACGATCCCGGTGACCGTGCAGAACAAGCTGGTGCAAGGGGTCGACCACCTCGTGCTGAGGCTGACGTCGACCAAGCCGACCCGTCTGAAGCTCAACGGCGGCGGAGCCGTCGCCGAGCTTCCGGTCCGGATCGAAGGCGGTCACAGCCAGTCCGTGAAGTTCACGGCCTCCGCCAACGCGAACGGGCCCGTTCCCGTCGAGGCCCAGTTGTACACGGAGGACGGCCGGCGCTACGGCGCCGCCATGAAGTTCACCGTCAAGGTCTCCGAGATCACGTCGACGGTGATGCTCGTCATTGCCGGGGGCGTGCTGCTTCTGGTCCTCGCCGGTGTCAGGATGTACAGCCAGCGCAAGCGTGCTGCGGCGCGGCGTGACGCCGCCGGTACGGTCGAGGAGGCCGATCCCGCCCAGCCGGTCGCGGAGAGCGGCGATCCGGTGCAGCCGAGTGACCCCGCGGTGGACACCGGACCGCAAAACACCGGCCCTTCGGGCGCGGGTGAGAAAGTGGAGCACTGA
- a CDS encoding CCA tRNA nucleotidyltransferase: MPNANEDNPTALSQVQRRAVSELLRVSPVADDLARRFQEAGFSLALVGGSVRDALLGRLGNDLDFTTDARPEDVLKIVRPWAEAVWEVGIAFGTVGAQKGGYQIEVTTYRSEAYDRTSRKPEVSYGDSIEEDLVRRDFTVNAMAVALPEKEFIDPHGGLEDLAARVLRTPGTPEASFSDDPLRMMRAARFAAQLDFEVVPEVVTAMGEMAARLGIVSMERVRDELNKLILSAHPRKGLALLVDTGLAEHVLPELPALRLESDEHHRHKDVYEHSLTVLEQAVALEEEGPDLVLRLAALLHDIGKPRTRRFEPDGRVSFHHHEVVGAKMTKKRLAALKYSNETVRDVSRLVELHLRFHGYGTGEWTDSAVRRYVRDAGPLLDRLHKLTRSDCTTRNKRKASALSRAYDGLEERIAQLQEQEELDAIRPDLDGNQIQEVLGVRPGPAVGQAYRFLLELRLENGPMGHDAAVAALKEWWARQ; encoded by the coding sequence GTGCCGAACGCCAACGAAGACAACCCGACTGCCCTGAGCCAGGTGCAACGCCGCGCGGTCAGTGAGCTGCTGCGCGTGTCACCGGTCGCCGACGACCTCGCCCGCCGTTTCCAGGAGGCGGGGTTCAGCCTCGCCCTGGTCGGTGGTTCGGTACGGGACGCTCTGCTCGGCAGGCTCGGCAATGACCTCGACTTCACCACCGATGCCCGTCCCGAGGACGTACTCAAGATCGTTCGGCCTTGGGCCGAGGCGGTGTGGGAGGTCGGAATCGCGTTCGGCACCGTGGGGGCCCAGAAGGGCGGCTACCAGATCGAGGTGACGACGTACCGCTCCGAGGCGTACGACCGCACCTCGCGCAAACCGGAGGTGTCCTACGGTGACTCGATCGAGGAGGACCTCGTACGCAGGGACTTCACCGTCAACGCGATGGCCGTCGCCCTGCCTGAGAAGGAGTTCATCGATCCCCACGGTGGACTGGAGGATCTTGCCGCGCGGGTGCTCCGCACCCCCGGCACTCCGGAGGCATCCTTCTCCGACGACCCCCTGCGAATGATGCGTGCGGCACGCTTCGCCGCTCAGCTGGACTTCGAGGTGGTCCCCGAGGTCGTCACCGCGATGGGCGAGATGGCCGCGCGACTCGGCATCGTCTCCATGGAACGGGTGCGGGACGAGCTGAACAAGCTGATCCTTTCCGCGCACCCCCGCAAGGGTCTGGCGCTGCTCGTGGACACCGGTCTCGCCGAGCACGTGCTGCCCGAGTTGCCCGCCTTGCGCCTGGAGAGCGACGAGCACCACCGGCACAAGGACGTGTACGAGCACTCGCTCACCGTGCTGGAGCAGGCGGTCGCCTTGGAGGAAGAGGGCCCCGACCTCGTACTGCGGCTGGCAGCGCTCCTGCACGACATCGGCAAGCCGCGCACGCGGCGCTTCGAGCCGGACGGCCGGGTCTCCTTCCACCACCACGAGGTGGTCGGTGCCAAGATGACCAAGAAGCGCCTGGCCGCGCTGAAGTACTCCAACGAGACGGTCAGGGACGTGTCGCGGCTGGTGGAGTTGCACCTGCGCTTCCACGGATACGGCACCGGGGAGTGGACCGACTCCGCCGTCCGGCGCTACGTCCGCGACGCGGGGCCCCTACTGGACCGGCTTCACAAGCTGACCCGCTCCGATTGCACGACCCGGAACAAGCGCAAGGCGAGCGCGTTGTCCCGGGCCTACGACGGTCTGGAGGAGCGCATCGCCCAGCTTCAGGAGCAGGAGGAGCTGGACGCGATCCGCCCGGACCTGGACGGCAACCAGATCCAGGAGGTCCTCGGTGTCCGCCCCGGGCCCGCCGTGGGACAGGCATACAGGTTCCTCCTGGAGCTCCGGTTGGAGAACGGCCCGATGGGGCACGACGCGGCCGTCGCCGCACTGAAGGAGTGGTGGGCCCGGCAGTGA
- a CDS encoding MFS transporter, giving the protein MPVVRDLRVLLRLTNFRRLLAVRLLSQGADGVYQVALAAYVVFSPERQASPAAIASAMAVLLLPYSLVGPFAGVLLDRWRRRQVLLYGNLLRALLAAGTALLILAPVPGWTFYVSALSVTAVNRFVLAGLSASLPRVVDGDRLVIANSLSPTAGTLAATVGGGLAFLVRLASTDAVVVLLGAALYLLSALACLRMGPGLLGPDPGAPSRIGAALVSTARGLRSGLRHLSERRPAARALTAMALTRFCYGGLTVMVLMLSRYAWTSTESGGLALLGLVVVLSGAGFLTAAVVTPWATARAGVGGWMALCAGAAAVLEPVLGLLFAPATTMTAVFVLGFTTQAIKISTDTVVQRTVDDAYRGRIFSLYDMLFNVAFVAAAGAASLVLPPDGRSALLILVVAGLYALCALALLRRRNDAGWRFT; this is encoded by the coding sequence ATGCCCGTCGTACGTGATCTGCGCGTACTCCTGCGCCTGACGAACTTCCGCCGCCTCCTCGCCGTGCGGCTCCTCTCCCAGGGAGCCGACGGCGTCTACCAGGTCGCGCTGGCCGCGTACGTGGTCTTCTCACCGGAGCGGCAGGCGTCGCCCGCCGCGATCGCCTCCGCCATGGCGGTCCTGCTGCTCCCGTACTCCCTGGTCGGTCCGTTCGCCGGCGTACTGCTCGATCGCTGGCGCCGCCGCCAGGTGCTGCTCTACGGCAACCTCCTCCGGGCGCTCCTGGCCGCGGGTACCGCGCTGCTGATCCTGGCTCCGGTACCCGGCTGGACCTTCTACGTCTCCGCCCTCTCCGTGACCGCCGTCAACCGCTTCGTCCTGGCGGGGCTCTCCGCCTCCCTGCCGCGGGTCGTCGACGGGGACCGCCTGGTGATCGCCAACTCCCTCTCCCCGACCGCGGGCACCCTGGCCGCCACCGTCGGCGGCGGGCTGGCCTTCCTCGTGCGGCTGGCCTCCACCGATGCCGTCGTCGTCCTCCTGGGCGCCGCGCTCTACCTCCTGTCGGCGCTGGCCTGTCTCCGTATGGGCCCGGGACTCCTCGGACCGGATCCGGGAGCCCCGTCACGGATCGGCGCGGCGCTGGTGTCGACCGCCCGCGGGCTGCGGAGCGGGCTGCGCCATCTGTCGGAGCGTCGGCCCGCCGCCCGGGCGCTGACCGCGATGGCCCTCACCCGGTTCTGCTACGGAGGGCTGACCGTGATGGTGCTGATGCTCAGCCGGTACGCCTGGACGTCCACCGAGTCCGGTGGACTGGCTCTGCTGGGACTCGTGGTCGTCCTCTCCGGTGCGGGGTTCCTCACCGCGGCGGTGGTCACCCCCTGGGCGACGGCGAGGGCGGGGGTGGGCGGCTGGATGGCCCTGTGCGCCGGAGCGGCCGCCGTACTGGAACCGGTCCTGGGGCTCCTGTTCGCACCGGCGACCACGATGACGGCCGTCTTCGTCCTCGGCTTCACCACTCAGGCGATCAAGATCTCCACTGACACGGTCGTCCAGAGGACGGTCGACGACGCCTACCGGGGACGGATCTTCTCCCTCTACGACATGCTCTTCAACGTCGCCTTCGTCGCCGCTGCCGGAGCGGCCTCCCTGGTCCTACCGCCGGACGGGCGCTCCGCCCTGCTCATCCTCGTCGTCGCCGGCCTGTACGCACTCTGCGCACTGGCACTCCTCCGCCGGCGGAACGACGCAGGGTGGCGTTTCACGTGA